The segment GACGTTGTGGTTCTGGAAGGTGTGAAAGTCGAAGTGCTGCGTCCCGTTCCCGAAGTAGCAGCCGGAGAACTTGGCCTCCGTCCCCTCCCCGTCCAGGTGCATCTCCAGATCAAGCTTGGTGAGCTTGCCGCCGAGCGCCGTGTAGGTCCAATGGAACCGCGCGTCGCGCGCGATGCGCACCCGCTCGGTCCCGAAGTGATAGATGTTTTCCCCCCAGCGCTGGAACGTGGCGAGGTGAAGGCTCGCCCCTTCTCCGACGGTGACCTCGGTCGCACCCACGTTCACCCCGACTCCGGGCTCGCCGTGCGACACGTACTCCTCGATGATGGCCGCATCGGCCCGCCCCCCGAGCGCCAAGACCACGTGCGGGAAGGTTCCCAGATCGGGTGTCTGGCGTGAGAAGAGCAGATGGATCGGCCGCGGCACCTTCACGCCGTCCGGAACGTAGACGAAGGCCCCGCCGCCCTCGAGCGCGGCCGAAAGCCCGGTGAAGCGGCTCTCGTCGAAACGAACCGTGCGCCCGAGGAACCGCTCGAGGAGCGCGGGATGCGCGCGTGCCGCCTCCAGAATCGGCAGGATCAGGACTCCAAGCTTTCCAAGCTCCTCATCGCGATCGATCAAGACCGCGTTGGAGTCGAGCTGGACCAGAAGGGCCGACCGCTCCCCCTTGGGGCCGATCTCGGCCCTCAGGGTCCCGGGAAGCTCGTTCGCCGATGTCACCACCGGGTTGGGATCGCGCGTCGCGAGCACCCGGTCCCATTGGAGCGAGCTGATGTCGGTGCGGCGCCACAGCTCCTCGGTGCGCGCCGGGAACGGGGTCTTCTCGCAGTACGCCCACGCTTCCGCGCGGCGCCGCGCGAGGAACTCCGGCTCGCCCGCCCTCTTGGAAAACTCCGCGATCTCGGCTCGGGTCAAAGCGCCGACGCGAAGCGAATCGCGGGTCCGCGGAGGCGCTAGGGTATCGGATGGATTCACGCTTGCTTCTCCATTGGTTGGCGCGGCCACAATGAGGGGCGGGCGGTCAGCCGACCGATCCCTCCATCTGCAGCTGGATCAGGCGGTTCATCTCGACCGCGTACTCCATGGGAAGCTCCTTCGTGATCGGCTCGATAAACCCGTTCACGATCATCGCCGAGGCTTCCGCCTCGGGAATCCCGCGGCTCATCAAATAGAAGATCTGCTCGTCGCCGATCTTCGAAACGGTCGCCTCATGCCCGATCGTCACCTGGTCCTCTTCGATCTCCATGTAGGGATACGTGTCCGACCGGGACCGCTCGTCCAGGAGGAGCGCGTCGCAGCGCACCGTGGACTTGCATCCCTTCGCGCCCTTCACAACCTTGATCAGCCCCCGGTAACCGGCGCGGCCGCCGTCCTTGCTGATCGACTTGGAGACCACGCTCGATGTGGTGTTCGGGGCCGCGTGGACCGCTTTTCCGCCGGCGTCCTGATGCTGGCCCTTGCCGGCAAACGCGATCGAGAGGATCTCCGCGTGGGCGCCCGGCTCCATGAGATAGACGCTCGGGTATTTCATCGTGAGCTTGGAGCCCAGATTCGCGTCCACCCATTCCATGCGGGCGTTCCCGTAGGCCATCGCACGCTTCGTCACGAGGTTGTAGACGTTGTTCGACCAGTTCTGGATCGTCGTATAGCGGCAGTAGGCGCCGCGCTTCACGATGATCTCGACCACCGCGGAATGAAGCGAATCACTCGCATAGGTCGGGGCGGTACAGCCCTCGACGTAGTGCACCCACGCGCCTTCGTCCACGATGATTAGCGTCCGCTCGAACTGCCCCATGTCCTTCGCGTTGATCCGGAAATACGCCTGAAGCGGGAGATCCACCTTGACGCCCTTGGGCACGTAGATGAAAGACCCGCCGCTCCATACCGCGCTGTTCAGCGCGGCGAATTTGTTGTCCGAGGGAGGAATCACCGTTCCGAAGTATTCCCGGAAGAGCTCCTGGTGCTCCTTCAGCGCTGTG is part of the Candidatus Eisenbacteria bacterium genome and harbors:
- the sufD gene encoding Fe-S cluster assembly protein SufD, which encodes MVAAPTNGEASVNPSDTLAPPRTRDSLRVGALTRAEIAEFSKRAGEPEFLARRRAEAWAYCEKTPFPARTEELWRRTDISSLQWDRVLATRDPNPVVTSANELPGTLRAEIGPKGERSALLVQLDSNAVLIDRDEELGKLGVLILPILEAARAHPALLERFLGRTVRFDESRFTGLSAALEGGGAFVYVPDGVKVPRPIHLLFSRQTPDLGTFPHVVLALGGRADAAIIEEYVSHGEPGVGVNVGATEVTVGEGASLHLATFQRWGENIYHFGTERVRIARDARFHWTYTALGGKLTKLDLEMHLDGEGTEAKFSGCYFGNGTQHFDFHTFQNHNVGHSVSDLLFKGALRDRARMVYQGLIKVHKDAQRSDAYQANRNLLLSERARADSIPSLEIEANDVRCTHGATVGQVDDDQLYYLMSRGLPRPEAERMIIQGFFEPVLERIPAESLRATVTAAVERKAAA
- the sufB gene encoding Fe-S cluster assembly protein SufB, yielding MIHQPTLDIREGYKEKYGFHDEEKAVFKTRRGLDKDVVAQISDIKNEPAWMKEFRLKSLEQFEKKPLPRWGGKVEEIDFQNIYYYLKPAEEQGKTWDEVPADIKKTFDRLGIPEAEQKFLSGVGAQYDSETVYHKIKASLSEKGVIFLDTGTALKEHQELFREYFGTVIPPSDNKFAALNSAVWSGGSFIYVPKGVKVDLPLQAYFRINAKDMGQFERTLIIVDEGAWVHYVEGCTAPTYASDSLHSAVVEIIVKRGAYCRYTTIQNWSNNVYNLVTKRAMAYGNARMEWVDANLGSKLTMKYPSVYLMEPGAHAEILSIAFAGKGQHQDAGGKAVHAAPNTTSSVVSKSISKDGGRAGYRGLIKVVKGAKGCKSTVRCDALLLDERSRSDTYPYMEIEEDQVTIGHEATVSKIGDEQIFYLMSRGIPEAEASAMIVNGFIEPITKELPMEYAVEMNRLIQLQMEGSVG